One genomic window of Motacilla alba alba isolate MOTALB_02 chromosome 3, Motacilla_alba_V1.0_pri, whole genome shotgun sequence includes the following:
- the PGM3 gene encoding phosphoacetylglucosamine mutase isoform X2 → MLHPSWEEYATQLANAEEQELEKVITEICQKAAVNLHKDASVFIGRDTRPSSKKLSQSVIDGIQVLGGQYHDYGLVTTPQLHYMVCCQNTQGQYGKATLEGYYEKLSKAFMELIKQSHCSGEFQRHLKIDCANGVGALKLSEMKPYFPQEVLIHIYNDGTKEKLNHLCGADFVKVHQKPPGGLDMKPNERCCSFDGDADRIVYYYKDTAGHFHLIDGDKIATLISIFLKELLAKVKQNFQMAVVQTAYANGNSTRYLQETLKVPVHCVKTGVKHLHHKAQEFDVGVYFEANGHGTVLFSKAAETKIRQLVKEEKDNEIREAAKMLENVIDLINQTVGDAVSDMLVIEAILALKGLTVQQWDALYADLPNRLLKVQVADRRVIDTTDAERRALTPPGLQEKIDALVKKYKLSRAFVRPSGTEDVVRIYAEADTQENADALAHEVSLAVFHLAGGKGAPPQPI, encoded by the exons ATGCTGCACCCTTCCTGGGAAGAGTATGCCACCCAACTAGCAAATGCAGAGGAGCAAGAATTGGAGAAGGTGATAACTGAGATCTgccaaaaagcagcagtgaacCTGCACAAAGATGCCTCGGTTTTTATTGGTAGAGACACCAG GCCAAGCAGCAAGAAGCTGTCCCAGTCAGTTATAGATGGTATCCAGGTTCTAGGTGGTCAGTACCATG ATTATGGTCTGGTGACGACACCTCAGCTCCACTACATGGTCTGCTGTCAAAACACCCAAGGGCAGTATGGGAAAGCAACACTGGAAGGCTATTATGAAAAACTGTCCAAAGCTTTTATGGAACTGATAAAACAG TCTCACTGCTCCGGAGAGTTTCAGAGGCACCTGAAGATTGACTGTGCCAATGGAGTAGGAGCCCTGAAACTATCAGAAATGAAGCCCTACTTTCCACAAGAGGTGCTAATTCACATATATAATGATGGAACCAAGGAGAAACTCAATCACTTATGTGGTGCAGATTTTGTGAAAGTTCACCAGAAGCCACCTGGAG GGCTGGACATGAAGCCCAATGAGAGATGCTGCTCATTTGATGGTGATGCAGATAGAattgtttattattataaaGACACGGCTGGCCATTTTCACCTGATTGATGGAGATAAAATAGCAACTTTAATTAGTATCTTCCTAAAAGAACTTCTTGCCAAG GTGAAACAGAACTTCCAGATGGCAGTGGTACAAACAGCGTATGCCAATGGGAATTCGACACGATACCTCCAGGAAACACTGAAG GTACCTGTGCATTGTGTCAAAACAGGAGTGAAGCACTTGCACCATAAGGCCCAGGAGTTTGATGTGGGTGTTTATTTTGAGGCAAACGGACATGGCACA GTACTGTTTAGTAAAGCTGCTGAAACTAAAATACGACAGCTGgtaaaagaggagaaagataatgaaataagagaagcagcaaagaTGCTTGAAAACGTGATCGACCTGATTAATCAG ACTGTTGGCGATGCTGTCTCGGACATGCTGGTCATTGAAGCAATCCTGGCTCTGAAGGGTCTGACTGTGCAGCAGTGGGACGCCCTCTACGCCGACCTTCCCAATCGGCTGCTCAAGGTCCAG GTCGCAGACAGGCGCGTTATTGACACAACAGATGCAGAAAGGAGAGCACTGAcgcccccggggctgcaggagaaaatTGATGCCCTTGTAAAGAAGTACAAACTGTCCCGGGCGTTTGTCCGTCCATCGGGAACAGAGGACGTCGTCAGAATCTATGCTGAAGCAGACACCCAG
- the PGM3 gene encoding phosphoacetylglucosamine mutase isoform X1 → MDSEALRKYSALHAKPAGLTLQYGTAGFRTQAEQLDHVVFRMGLLAVLRSKAVTATIGIMVTASHNPEEDNGVKLVDPLGEMLHPSWEEYATQLANAEEQELEKVITEICQKAAVNLHKDASVFIGRDTRPSSKKLSQSVIDGIQVLGGQYHDYGLVTTPQLHYMVCCQNTQGQYGKATLEGYYEKLSKAFMELIKQSHCSGEFQRHLKIDCANGVGALKLSEMKPYFPQEVLIHIYNDGTKEKLNHLCGADFVKVHQKPPGGLDMKPNERCCSFDGDADRIVYYYKDTAGHFHLIDGDKIATLISIFLKELLAKVKQNFQMAVVQTAYANGNSTRYLQETLKVPVHCVKTGVKHLHHKAQEFDVGVYFEANGHGTVLFSKAAETKIRQLVKEEKDNEIREAAKMLENVIDLINQTVGDAVSDMLVIEAILALKGLTVQQWDALYADLPNRLLKVQVADRRVIDTTDAERRALTPPGLQEKIDALVKKYKLSRAFVRPSGTEDVVRIYAEADTQENADALAHEVSLAVFHLAGGKGAPPQPI, encoded by the exons ATGGATTCCGAAGCCCTCAGGAAGTACTCGGCCCTGCACGCCAAGCCGGCCGGGCTGACCCTGCAGTACGGCACCGCTGGCTTCCGCACCCAGGCCGAGCAGCTGGATCACGTCGTGTTCCGCATGGGCCTCCTGGCCGTCCTCAGGTCCAAAGCCGTGACAGCGACCATTGGCATCATGGTTACAGCGTCTCACAACCCCGAA GAAGACAATGGTGTAAAGCTGGTTGATCCTCTTGGAGAAATGCTGCACCCTTCCTGGGAAGAGTATGCCACCCAACTAGCAAATGCAGAGGAGCAAGAATTGGAGAAGGTGATAACTGAGATCTgccaaaaagcagcagtgaacCTGCACAAAGATGCCTCGGTTTTTATTGGTAGAGACACCAG GCCAAGCAGCAAGAAGCTGTCCCAGTCAGTTATAGATGGTATCCAGGTTCTAGGTGGTCAGTACCATG ATTATGGTCTGGTGACGACACCTCAGCTCCACTACATGGTCTGCTGTCAAAACACCCAAGGGCAGTATGGGAAAGCAACACTGGAAGGCTATTATGAAAAACTGTCCAAAGCTTTTATGGAACTGATAAAACAG TCTCACTGCTCCGGAGAGTTTCAGAGGCACCTGAAGATTGACTGTGCCAATGGAGTAGGAGCCCTGAAACTATCAGAAATGAAGCCCTACTTTCCACAAGAGGTGCTAATTCACATATATAATGATGGAACCAAGGAGAAACTCAATCACTTATGTGGTGCAGATTTTGTGAAAGTTCACCAGAAGCCACCTGGAG GGCTGGACATGAAGCCCAATGAGAGATGCTGCTCATTTGATGGTGATGCAGATAGAattgtttattattataaaGACACGGCTGGCCATTTTCACCTGATTGATGGAGATAAAATAGCAACTTTAATTAGTATCTTCCTAAAAGAACTTCTTGCCAAG GTGAAACAGAACTTCCAGATGGCAGTGGTACAAACAGCGTATGCCAATGGGAATTCGACACGATACCTCCAGGAAACACTGAAG GTACCTGTGCATTGTGTCAAAACAGGAGTGAAGCACTTGCACCATAAGGCCCAGGAGTTTGATGTGGGTGTTTATTTTGAGGCAAACGGACATGGCACA GTACTGTTTAGTAAAGCTGCTGAAACTAAAATACGACAGCTGgtaaaagaggagaaagataatgaaataagagaagcagcaaagaTGCTTGAAAACGTGATCGACCTGATTAATCAG ACTGTTGGCGATGCTGTCTCGGACATGCTGGTCATTGAAGCAATCCTGGCTCTGAAGGGTCTGACTGTGCAGCAGTGGGACGCCCTCTACGCCGACCTTCCCAATCGGCTGCTCAAGGTCCAG GTCGCAGACAGGCGCGTTATTGACACAACAGATGCAGAAAGGAGAGCACTGAcgcccccggggctgcaggagaaaatTGATGCCCTTGTAAAGAAGTACAAACTGTCCCGGGCGTTTGTCCGTCCATCGGGAACAGAGGACGTCGTCAGAATCTATGCTGAAGCAGACACCCAG
- the RWDD2A gene encoding RWD domain-containing protein 2A isoform X3, with translation MAVTVKECLELQLLEVEMLLSMFPKRGEFSLDADAVPSIQRYLRNADGALPPQLEYRIALDVGEAKVAPQLFARSDALHRQQQLQLNTRLMSHISSLDPGDLCVCEAVQWVKDNTLPFLENSQTSSECASKEVRVKEVLRRMWIYSHHIYRQELRKKIFDCAKKLNLTGFCLTGKPGVICVEGLQENCEEFWRVIRYPNWKHISCKHVENIETEGSIDNLRLFHSFEDLQFQAHGDYGLRNDYHMDLGQFLEFLKQHQSGHIFQILFGVEGKLSDN, from the exons ATGGCTGTCACGGTGAAAGAAtgcctggagctccagctgctggaagtggAAATGCTCCTTTCGATGTTTCCCAAAAGAGGAGAATTCAGTCTGGATGCGGATGCCGTGCCCAGCATCCAGCGCTACCTGAGGAATGCTGACGGAGCCCTGCCCCCGCAGCTGGAATATCGCATCGCTCTGGATGTCGGGGAGGCGAAG GTGGCTCCTCAGCTTTTTGCCAGATCAGATGCTCTGCACCGGCAGCAACAGTTGCAGCTCAATACTCGTCTCATGTCTCACATCAGCTCTCTGGATCCAGGGGATCTGTGTGTATGTGAGGCTGTGCAGTGGGTGAAGGACAACACCCTGCCCTTCTTGGAGAACTCTCAGACCTCGTCTGAGTGTGCTTCTAAAGAAGTCAGGGTTAAGGAAGTGCTGCGTCGCATGTGGATCTACAGCCATCACATATACAGGCAGGAACTGAGGAAAAAGATTTTTGACTGTGCTAAGAAGTTAAATCTGACTGGCTTCTGCCTAACTGGCAAACCTGGTGTCATCTGTGTGGAGGGACTCCAAGAAAACTGTGAAGAGTTCTGGCGTGTTATTAGATATCCCAACTGGAAGCATATTTCATGCAAGCATGTGGAGAATATAGAAACAGAGGGAAGCATTGATAATCTTCGTCTTTTTCACAGTTTTGAAGACCTGCAGTTTCAGGCACATGGTGATTATGGCCTGAGGAATGACTATCACATGGATCTTGGCCAGTTTCTAGAATTCCTGAAACAGCATCAAAGTGGacacatttttcagattttatttggtGTTGAAGGCAAACTTTCAGACAATTGA
- the RWDD2A gene encoding RWD domain-containing protein 2A isoform X1: protein MAVTVKECLELQLLEVEMLLSMFPKRGEFSLDADAVPSIQRYLRNADGALPPQLEYRIALDVGEAKVKVELQVLLPHMYPQVAPQLFARSDALHRQQQLQLNTRLMSHISSLDPGDLCVCEAVQWVKDNTLPFLENSQTSSECASKEVRVKEVLRRMWIYSHHIYRQELRKKIFDCAKKLNLTGFCLTGKPGVICVEGLQENCEEFWRVIRYPNWKHISCKHVENIETEGSIDNLRLFHSFEDLQFQAHGDYGLRNDYHMDLGQFLEFLKQHQSGHIFQILFGVEGKLSDN, encoded by the exons ATGGCTGTCACGGTGAAAGAAtgcctggagctccagctgctggaagtggAAATGCTCCTTTCGATGTTTCCCAAAAGAGGAGAATTCAGTCTGGATGCGGATGCCGTGCCCAGCATCCAGCGCTACCTGAGGAATGCTGACGGAGCCCTGCCCCCGCAGCTGGAATATCGCATCGCTCTGGATGTCGGGGAGGCGAAG GTAAAGGTGGAATTGCAGGTTCTCCTTCCTCATATGTACCCCCAGGTGGCTCCTCAGCTTTTTGCCAGATCAGATGCTCTGCACCGGCAGCAACAGTTGCAGCTCAATACTCGTCTCATGTCTCACATCAGCTCTCTGGATCCAGGGGATCTGTGTGTATGTGAGGCTGTGCAGTGGGTGAAGGACAACACCCTGCCCTTCTTGGAGAACTCTCAGACCTCGTCTGAGTGTGCTTCTAAAGAAGTCAGGGTTAAGGAAGTGCTGCGTCGCATGTGGATCTACAGCCATCACATATACAGGCAGGAACTGAGGAAAAAGATTTTTGACTGTGCTAAGAAGTTAAATCTGACTGGCTTCTGCCTAACTGGCAAACCTGGTGTCATCTGTGTGGAGGGACTCCAAGAAAACTGTGAAGAGTTCTGGCGTGTTATTAGATATCCCAACTGGAAGCATATTTCATGCAAGCATGTGGAGAATATAGAAACAGAGGGAAGCATTGATAATCTTCGTCTTTTTCACAGTTTTGAAGACCTGCAGTTTCAGGCACATGGTGATTATGGCCTGAGGAATGACTATCACATGGATCTTGGCCAGTTTCTAGAATTCCTGAAACAGCATCAAAGTGGacacatttttcagattttatttggtGTTGAAGGCAAACTTTCAGACAATTGA
- the RWDD2A gene encoding RWD domain-containing protein 2A isoform X2, whose translation MAVTVKECLELQLLEVEMLLSMFPKRGEFSLDADAVPSIQRYLRNADGALPPQLEYRIALDVGEAKVELQVLLPHMYPQVAPQLFARSDALHRQQQLQLNTRLMSHISSLDPGDLCVCEAVQWVKDNTLPFLENSQTSSECASKEVRVKEVLRRMWIYSHHIYRQELRKKIFDCAKKLNLTGFCLTGKPGVICVEGLQENCEEFWRVIRYPNWKHISCKHVENIETEGSIDNLRLFHSFEDLQFQAHGDYGLRNDYHMDLGQFLEFLKQHQSGHIFQILFGVEGKLSDN comes from the exons ATGGCTGTCACGGTGAAAGAAtgcctggagctccagctgctggaagtggAAATGCTCCTTTCGATGTTTCCCAAAAGAGGAGAATTCAGTCTGGATGCGGATGCCGTGCCCAGCATCCAGCGCTACCTGAGGAATGCTGACGGAGCCCTGCCCCCGCAGCTGGAATATCGCATCGCTCTGGATGTCGGGGAGGCGAAG GTGGAATTGCAGGTTCTCCTTCCTCATATGTACCCCCAGGTGGCTCCTCAGCTTTTTGCCAGATCAGATGCTCTGCACCGGCAGCAACAGTTGCAGCTCAATACTCGTCTCATGTCTCACATCAGCTCTCTGGATCCAGGGGATCTGTGTGTATGTGAGGCTGTGCAGTGGGTGAAGGACAACACCCTGCCCTTCTTGGAGAACTCTCAGACCTCGTCTGAGTGTGCTTCTAAAGAAGTCAGGGTTAAGGAAGTGCTGCGTCGCATGTGGATCTACAGCCATCACATATACAGGCAGGAACTGAGGAAAAAGATTTTTGACTGTGCTAAGAAGTTAAATCTGACTGGCTTCTGCCTAACTGGCAAACCTGGTGTCATCTGTGTGGAGGGACTCCAAGAAAACTGTGAAGAGTTCTGGCGTGTTATTAGATATCCCAACTGGAAGCATATTTCATGCAAGCATGTGGAGAATATAGAAACAGAGGGAAGCATTGATAATCTTCGTCTTTTTCACAGTTTTGAAGACCTGCAGTTTCAGGCACATGGTGATTATGGCCTGAGGAATGACTATCACATGGATCTTGGCCAGTTTCTAGAATTCCTGAAACAGCATCAAAGTGGacacatttttcagattttatttggtGTTGAAGGCAAACTTTCAGACAATTGA